The following proteins are encoded in a genomic region of Mobula hypostoma chromosome 25, sMobHyp1.1, whole genome shotgun sequence:
- the mrps16 gene encoding 28S ribosomal protein S16, mitochondrial: MVHLSPALLKYYHRGFVCIRLALGGCTNRPFYKIVAAHNKRARDGKYLEQLGSYDPMPNVFNEKLISLNLDRIKYWLGCGAQMTKPVAKLLGLSGFFPLHPMTVTNAERFHRAQALKAEAASEEEAANAAEDEQPAA; encoded by the exons ATGGTACATCTTT CTCCGGCATTGCTGAAATACTACCACCGAGGGTTCGTGTGCATCCGCCTGGCTCTGGGCGGATGCACCAATCGCCCGTTTTACAAGATCGTGGCTGCGCACAACAAGCGGGCCCGAGATGGCAAGTACCTGGAGCAGCTGGGCTCGTACGACCCCATGCCCAATGTCTTCAATGAGAAGCTGATCAGTTTGAATTTGGACAGGATCAAGTATTGGCTGGGCTGTGGCGCACAAATGACGAAGCCAGTCGCCAAGCTGCTAG GCCTGTCTGGCTTTTTCCCTCTGCACCCCATGACAGTGACCAACGCAGAAAGATTCCACCGGGCACAAGCACTGAAGGCAGAGGCTGCATCGGAAGAAGAGGCTGCGAATGCTGCGGAGGATGAGCAACCAGCTGCCTAG